The Lutibacter profundi region CATTTTTCCCATTTCCTACAATTGACAAAGCCTTTTGAAACATTTTTAAAGACTCTTTATATTTACCTTGCATATAATATATACCGCCTAAATTATTTATAATTCCAGCCTCAATATCCAAATTACCGAGAATTTTTTGATAATTTGCAGCAATTTTTGAATGCTCAATGGCTTTATTATAATTAGCTTTCAAGTAATAAACACCAGATAAATTAGCATGTATTTTAGCTTTTAGATCTTCTTTATTTTTAATTTTTTTACCAATCTCAATCGCTTTAATATAATTAACCAATGCACTGTCAACAATACCATCTAACTGAAAGTTTCCTCCTTTCTTAAAATAAATATATTGAAGTGTTTCGTAATCTGATTTAATTAGTGGAATTATTTTACTGTAGTTTAAATTTGATTTTTTAAAATCGCCATTATCGCGTAAAATATCTGCTAACATTCTATGGCTATTAATAATAGCAACTGTATCTTTTTGATTTTCAACTTCATCAATTACTTTGTATAATTGCTGAAGAGCTTCCTTGGTTTTTCCTTGATTAATTAACTCTTTTATAGCAATTAATTTTTTATTTTTTAAATCAATTGAGAATTCAATTGGATGATTTAAATTATCTGCAGAAACACTTGCTATTAAAATTAAATTAATAAAAATTATAAATAATGCTCGTTTTAGAAACTTCATTATGTGATTTTAATGAAAATTAAACAATATTGTTTTTAACTGCATAAATAGCTAAACCTACTACATTTTTAACATTTAATTTACTAATTAAATTTTTTCTGTGTGTTTCAACTGTGTTTATGCTAATATGAAGTAATTTACTAATTTCTTTTGAGCTATATTGTTCAGCAATTAATTTCAAAACTTCTATTTCACGTGGAGTTAACGAACTAAAAAAAGAACTTTCTATAGATTCTCTATTACTTTTTATGGCATTATTTGTAAAAGTTGCAATTAACTTATCTTGAATACTTTTACTAAAATATTGCTTGCCTTTATAAACTACATTTATAGCTTCAATAATATTTTCGGCTGCACATTTTTTTGCTAAAAAACCACTAGCTCCAATTTTTAGAACTTCTTTAATAAGTTTGGTATCATCATAGCTTGATAATATAATAACTTTTTGCTGTAAGCCTTTTTTAAAAAAATATTGCAGTACGCCAACCCCGTCAATTTTTGGCATATTGATATCTAAAATTAGAATATCTGCAGTGTTTTTTTTAAACCAGTCAATCACATCTTCGCCATTAAGCGAATAACCAACAACTTCTATGTTTTTTTCGGATCCCAACACTGCAATAATACCATCTATTAATAGTTGATGATCGTCTGCAATATAAACTTTTATCTTTTCCAATATTTTCCCTGTTCCAAATTTATGACTAAATAACACAAAATTTATACCCAAAAGTAGTGAAATTTATTTCTAACTGTAAACCGTTATAAAAAAACCATTTCAAATTAAATTGAAATGGTTTTTTTGCACTAAATACACTAAGATAAAAGGTTTACCGTAATCTATCAACAGATTTTACAAGTTCTTCATCCTTCTTAATAGCCTTATTTGCAATTACTACAAATAAAATTGTTAAAATTGGAATAAACAACCCAATACCTTTCTCAGAAATTTTAATTTCTCCAGATAAGTTTTGTGAAAAATATACGATGATACCTAATAAAATAAAATTGGTCAAAATTGCTAATCGGCCTAACACAAATTGTAATTGCCTCTTTTTAAATTGAAAAATAGCAATAAATGTTAAAGCAGCTGAAACAAAAAATAGTATAGCCATTATTTTTAATGGTACACTTTCTGTTCGAAAGGAATCTATAACAAAAAAGCTAATTCCTTTATCATCAACCCAAAGATTAAATACAAATATTAACCCTCCTGAAAGGAGTGTTGCTAAAAGTAAATAAACAGATTGTATTCTTTGAATCATACCTAATAAAATAATTAAAAGCAAAAATACATTTTCTTTTTTAAAGAATAAAGATTACATATATAAAATAATTTCATATATTTGCGATGTTCCTATTACTTAGCGGTAAAGGAAAGCTACAACTAAAACAACTTGATTACCTCAAAGTTTAATTCACAAAAATTATTTAAAGAATAATTAAGATAGTCTTACATATTAATAATAATTACAACTAAACATAATGTTTGAAATTTCCCAATTAAAGGAGAAAACTCTTGTAGAGTTACAAGAAATCGCAAAAACTATTGGAGCTAAGAAGTTTAGTCAATTAAAAAAACTAGACTTAGTTTATTTAATACTTGACATTCAAGCCTCAACCCCAGCAAAAGTCATTAAAAATACACCTTCATCTAATGATGGTAAACCAAGACGAAGAAGAATTCAAAAAAAACCAAATGTTGCTAAAGTCAACAAGGTAACTGATAAAGATAATGCCCAAAAAGAACTTGCTTTAGAGGTTAATAAGGTAGAAGAACCTACAAAAAAAAGACCTGAACAAAAAAGAGAGGTGAAGGAACCTCAAAAAACAAATACGAAACAGCCTATTGTTAAACGTGAGGTTAAAAAACCTGAAAACAATACTACTCCTGTAGTTGATCAAACAAATCAACAAGAGAAAAAAGACCAAAAGGAAACTACTATCCAGCAGCATAACAAACCCAAACAACAAAATCATCCTAAGCAGGTAAATCATCCTAAACAAGTAAATCACCCTAAACAACAAAGACCAAATAATAGAGATAACAAAGGTCAACGTATTAATAATGGGAATAGATACAGGGATCCTGATTATGAATTTGATGGTATTATAGAAAGTGAAGGGGTTTTAGAAATGATGCCTGATGGTTATGGTTTTTTACGCTCTTCAGATTATAACTATTTATCTTCACCCGATGATATTTATTTATCTCAATCTCAAGTAAAATTATTTGGTTTAAAAACTGGTGATACAGTAAAAGGTGTAGTTAGACCTCCTAAAGAAGGGGAAAAATATTTTCCATTAATCCGTGTATCAAAAATTAATGGATTAAATCCTAATGTTGTTAGAGATCGTGTTTCATTTGAACATTTAACACCTCTATTCCCTGAAGAAAAATTTAATTTAGCTGGTAAATCTAGTACTTTATCAACACGAATTATTGATTTGTTTTCTCCAATAGGAAAAGGACAGAGAGGAATGATTGTTTCCCAACCAAAAACTGGTAAAACAATGTTACTTAAAGATATTGCAAATTCAATCGCTGCAAATCATCCTGATGTTTATCAAATTATTTTATTGATTGATGAAAGACCAGAGGAAGTAACTGATATGCAACGAAGTGTTAGAGGTGAAGTTGTTGCTTCAACCTTTGATGAGCCTGCAGACAAACACGTAAGAGTTGCCAATATTGTTTTAGAAAAAGCAAAACGCTTAGTTGAATGTGGACATGACGTTGTTATATTATTAGATTCAATAACACGTTTAGCAAGAGCTTACAATACTGTAGCTCCTGCTTCAGGTAAAATTTTATCTGGTGGTATTGATGCTAATGCTTTACACAAACCAAAACGTTTTTTTGGTGCAGCTCGTAACATTGAAAATGGAGGTTCTCTAACAATTATTGCTACTGCATTAACTGAAACTGGCTCAAAAATGGATGAAGTGATTTTTGAAGAATTTAAAGGAACAGGTAATATGGAACTTCAATTAGAAAGAAATATTTCTAACCGTAGAATCTACCCAGCCATTGATCTTGTTAAATCTAGCACTCGTAGAGATGATTTACTGTTAGATTCTAAAACTGTTAAACGTATGTGGGTACTACGAAAATACTTAGCTGATATGAACCCTGTTGAAGCAATGGAGTTTATTAAAGATAAAATACAGTTTTCAACTTCAAATGAAGAGTTTCTAATTTCAATGAACGGATAAAATTATTCTCAAACTCCAAATTATTCTATAAAAAAAAACCTGTTCATTTTAATGAACAGGTTTTTTTTATATATAACTTTTCTTTCTAAAAGAATTTACTTCTATTATCAACTACATCAGCTGTTTCTTTTAACACTTTAAATATTTGATATGTTTTAGCTTTAAGTATATTAGCCTTCCTTTTACTAAAAGTATTATAGTTTTCCAATTTAGTTGGAACTTCTCGTTTTATTACTTTAACAACAAATACCCCTTTGTCTCCTTCAATTTTATCTGATATTTCATTTATTGGTAGAGTTGACATTGCTCCTACAACAAAAGGCTCATTTCCTACACCAGAAATTAATGGACTTGCTAAAGTTACTGATGATGCCACGCGTACATTTGTATTACTATTTTTAGCTATCTCATCTAATGTACCTCCATTCATTTTTTCTTTAATTATAGCTGCTTTTTTCTCTTTTGTTAACTTTGAAAGAACTTCTTGAATAATTGAAGAACTCATAACCAAATCTCCTTCTTCAGTTTTATCACTTAGCACAACTACAGCATAGCTTCTTTTACCTGTAACTTCAATATCAAAACGTTTTGAATCTCCAGGGTCCCTTTCATCGTTAAAAGCCCAAGTAACTATTTGTCGTTGAGTACCTATCCCTGGAACGTTTTCATCTAATTCTTTTAAATTAACTGCTAATTGAACTTTATAATCTAATTCTTTTGCTAAATCATCTATATTTTTACCTTCATCTAAATTGGCAGCTAATGTTTCTGCTTTCTCAAAAATAGTGTTTTCTGTTGCTTCAGAAGGTTCAATTAAACGAGCAAAAGTTGCTAATCTTACCGCTTTTTTAGGTTTCGTTTGGTCGTTTATTTTAATTATGTGATAACCAAATGCTGTTTCAACAATTTTTATACTTCCTTTTTTATTTTTAAAAATAAAATTTGCAAAATCCTTATCAAAACTTGCTGAAAAGGCTTGATCTTTTCTTACCCAACCTATAGATCCTCCTTTTCCTTTTGTTCCGTCAGAATTTATCTTATCAGCAATCTCAACAAACTTAGACTTGTTGTTTTTTACAATTGCAAAAATACTATCTGCTGTTTTTTTAGCTGCTTCTTTAGTTTTTGTTGAAGTTGATCTTGTTGCTCCTTTATAAGGAACTATGATATGACTCGATTTTACAGAATCTGGCAATTGTAAAATTTCAACAATTTTAGATATTTTGTAGTAGCCATTATCTTTGTAAGGTCCAACAACATCTCCTAAAGAACCCTCAAAAATTGCTTCCGAAATATTTGCTGGAACTTGGTTTTTAAACTTATAGCTGTTATCTATTGATAAATCAGATTTGTTATCATTTAAAAACTCTTCATAATTGGTAGTAGTTTTAAACCCTTTTACTTTTACCGTGGTTTTAGCAGCGTTGCTATATTCTTCTCTATCATTAATAAAACTAGCTACAACATTTTTAATATCTTCTTCATCAGCTTTAGACGGTTCTATATCAAATTTTACATATTTCAAAGTACGTGTAGCCTCTGATTTGAAAATTTTAGAAGTTTTCTCAATATAATCTTTTATTTCACTTTTTGTAACAGTTACCAAACTATCGGGAACTGATGTGTATGGAACAAATACATATTTTGCGTCTATTTTGGTGTTGTTAAACATATAATCTCTTTCGCCTTCTTTTAACGAAGCTCCAAGACCATCTTTTACCAAAGATGTATAGGCTAACCTTTGTAAATTTTGTTTGATACTTTTTTCTGTTGCTAACCAATTAGACCAAGCCTTTGTGTTCCCTGCTTCAGCCTCATCTTTCATATTAGCAATATATTCTTTAAGTTTTTCTTGATCAAAAAGATTTATATCATTTTTAAATAGAGGTGAATTTTGAATTTCTGGTAGTGCAATCATTGCATCCCATATGTCTTTCTCTCCTACTACTATTCCGGCCTTTTCTAGCTCAGATTCAAATATTTTATCACTTAACATGGAATTCCATACAGCATTTACTGCTTGCATTTGAGTTGCTCTACCTCTGCTTTGTGATCTATAAACTTCAACCTGCCTTGCAAACTCTTCTCTATCTATATTTTCACCGTTAATTTCACCGATTGAATTGACTTTACTTGAGCTAAAAAAACTTTGAATTGACGATGGATCAAGTACAAATGCAAAAAGTGCTAACCCTACTATTAGGATTAAGAACATTGAACGATCTCTAATTTTTGATAAAATTGCCATTATATTATTTCTTTTTATTTCTTTTATTACAGTGAGCGAAAATACAATTAAGTATTTAATTATGAAAGTGAAATAATTATAATTAACGGTAAAAACGAAGTATTTTAACTATTATACATAATTAATCTATTTTGTCTAATATTTTTAGGTAAACTTCCTTTATTTTTGAGGCATCTACCTTTAACATTTTAAAATATAAATTATCTATTTCTATAATTTCATCTTGTTTTGGAATATCTTCATTATGATAAACTATAAAACCTCCTAAAGTTTCATAGGCTTCATTTTCTTCTAAATTTAAATTGTAAGTTTCATTAAGATAATCTACTTCCAAACGTGCTGAAAACTCAAATTCTCTATTATTAATTTTATTTTCAAGCAAATTAACCGTATCGTGTTCATCTATAATTTCCCCAAATAATTCTTCTACAACATCTTCAATGGTAATAATACCTGAAGTTCCTCCAAATTCGTCCAAAACAACTGAAATACTTTTCTTCTTTTTTATTAAAATATTTAATACGTCATTTATCATCATACTTTCTGGTACAAAATCTACAGCTAGTATAATTGACCTAATATTTGTAGGCTTTTTAAATAATTCAAAAGCATGAGCATAACCTAACACATCATCTAATGAGTTATTATACACTAAAATTTTGGAATAACCCGTTTCAATAAATAGTTTTTTTAAATTTTCAATAGTTTCATTAATATCAACAGCAACAATTTCAGTACGTGGTATCATAATTTCACGTGCTTTAACATTATCGAAGACTAATGCATTTTGAAAAATTTGAATTTCTGAATCTACTTCATCTTCATTTTTGGTGTTTTCTAACTGCTTCGTAATATAATTCCCTAATTCTTCTTTACTAAACGCAGTTTTATTTTTAACTTTAGGAGAGTTAAAAAAAGTTGTTAAAAAATAATCTGAAATAAGTGTAATAAAATCTGATATAAAATGAAAAATAATAAAAAAGAAGTAAGCTAAAGGCGCAAAAATTAGAAGGGCTTCATTTGCATAGATTCTAAATATTGCTTTCGGTAAAAATTCAGCAGTTACTAAAATTACAATTGTTGAAATTGTGGTTTGAATTAATAATATTGAAAACTCGTTTAATTGATTTAGTGGTAAAAACTGAAGCAAAAGTTTCCCCATAAAGAAGCTATAAATTACTAAAGTAATATTATTACCAACAAGCATTGTGGTAATAAATTTAGAAGATTTTAACGTTAATTTATTCAATATTTTTGAAGTAAAGCCTTCTTTCTTTTTTTCTATTTCAATTTGGAATTTATTTGCTGAAATATATGCTATTTCCATCCCCGAAAAAAAGGCAGAAAGCAATATAGAAATTAATATAACCGCAATTTGAAATTCCATTTATTTTTTATTTCTATTTTCAAATTTTTTTCTAAATCGTTTTCTAAAAAAATACATAAAAATAGCTAAAACAGAAAACAATAATAATAAATACGCTTTTTGAGTACCCCAATTTATAATGGTTTCAATAATAAATACAATTGCTATAATTAAATAACCATATTCAAATATTTTCCAAATTTTTTGCATTTTTTAATCTTTAATATTAATAATACCACTTTGATTTTTAACCCACCACTTTTTTAAATCTTCAGAAGCTTCAAACCCTGTTCCGCTAATTGTATCAGTTGGTGTATAAAATATAAATTTCTCTTCCGTAAAATAATAATGTGTTTTTTGATCCCAATAAATTTGATTTGTTGTTAACTTATTTTTTTGGGCATAATTAATAATTATCACATTATTTTCTATCTCAGATACTGCTGTTTTTTTATAACTTTTGGCATAATCTCCTTCAATAGTAACTGAGTCTCCATTTTTTTCAATAGATGTAATTTTTATCCCTTTTGGAAATTCAGAGTATGGATGAAGGCTTCTATTACTAAAATCAAGCATTAGTGGTGCTCTCATTCTAATATCAATTCTTCCTGAATCTGTATGTCTTAGGTTTATGTTATATGCCTCTCCAATTGGCAGGTTTTTATCAGCTAAAAAATCTCTCACTTCTTTTGGATCATTTGTACATGAAAAAAACATTGCTACTGTTAACACAATAGCAATGTTTATAATTTTATTTACAACTGATTTTGTCATTTGACAAATATATCAATTATACTGTTTTAAATCTAATCTTTTGAACGAACTCTCACTGTTTCATTTATCCAACACCCTATTTTATGAGGAGTCCCTGGTTTAACACCAGCCACAAATAAATCTTTTTTAGAAGGCATATTTTCTGAATAGGCTCTAATATATTTATTAGCTAATCTACTAATACTTGGATCTATAGATTTTGCTTTTACTGCTTTGTTATACGCTGCAACGTATACCATTCTTTTTGAAACTACATCTGTTCCACAAGAATTAGCACTTGACGCATACATAGAGGCAATTATTAAATAAGCCTTACCCATAGTTGGTGCATTTTTTAAAGCTCTATACGCATAGTTTCTAGCTTCACTTTTTCTTCCTTTTTTACTTAAAATTTGGGAAACTTTCAACAAAAATCCTGCTTTTTTGTATGAATCTGTTTCTTCTTCAATGGCTTTTTTAAAATAATCCATCGCTTTATTAGTTTCGCCATTTTTTAATAAGAAGCCTGCATAATATACATAGGCACTAGAAGATGGATCTGCTTCAACATAAGCCTCAACTAATGTATCATAAAATGGGTCTTCTGTACATTCTTTGTTATACATTCTTGATACGGCTCTTTTCAACCAAATTTTATCATTTTTATTTTTTTCATAGTTCTTTTTATTTAAAGGAATTAAATTTTCACAAGTTGAAATAGCTGATAATTTAGCATCTAACCCTCCTTCAACAATAGATAAGTTTGTAAGTATTTGTTGATATATTTTTCTTTTTTTCTTATCTTTAGAACTTAATGTTGTAGAATCTTTAGCGTTAATTGCCTCTATTTTTTTTGAGTATGCTGCTCTTTTTAATTCTAATCCTTCTCCTACTTCATCATACGTGTCAAAAACTTTTTGAGGGTTATTATCTTTATATTTATTCAAAATAATATCAAAATATTTGTACAAATTTTTAGGAGACACCTCTGTTGGGTCTTCTTTAAAAGATTTTTCAATCCAACTATACACATCTTCTTCTGATGCTCCCTGTTCAGCCTTAAACGTAGCAATTTTATCATATATTTTTGCTGCATCTTTAGGGAAATATTTTAACCTTTGGTTATACACTCTCATAACCAAATCGGCAGCAGCAGCTTTC contains the following coding sequences:
- a CDS encoding response regulator; this translates as MGINFVLFSHKFGTGKILEKIKVYIADDHQLLIDGIIAVLGSEKNIEVVGYSLNGEDVIDWFKKNTADILILDINMPKIDGVGVLQYFFKKGLQQKVIILSSYDDTKLIKEVLKIGASGFLAKKCAAENIIEAINVVYKGKQYFSKSIQDKLIATFTNNAIKSNRESIESSFFSSLTPREIEVLKLIAEQYSSKEISKLLHISINTVETHRKNLISKLNVKNVVGLAIYAVKNNIV
- a CDS encoding DUF4293 domain-containing protein, coding for MIQRIQSVYLLLATLLSGGLIFVFNLWVDDKGISFFVIDSFRTESVPLKIMAILFFVSAALTFIAIFQFKKRQLQFVLGRLAILTNFILLGIIVYFSQNLSGEIKISEKGIGLFIPILTILFVVIANKAIKKDEELVKSVDRLR
- the rho gene encoding transcription termination factor Rho, yielding MFEISQLKEKTLVELQEIAKTIGAKKFSQLKKLDLVYLILDIQASTPAKVIKNTPSSNDGKPRRRRIQKKPNVAKVNKVTDKDNAQKELALEVNKVEEPTKKRPEQKREVKEPQKTNTKQPIVKREVKKPENNTTPVVDQTNQQEKKDQKETTIQQHNKPKQQNHPKQVNHPKQVNHPKQQRPNNRDNKGQRINNGNRYRDPDYEFDGIIESEGVLEMMPDGYGFLRSSDYNYLSSPDDIYLSQSQVKLFGLKTGDTVKGVVRPPKEGEKYFPLIRVSKINGLNPNVVRDRVSFEHLTPLFPEEKFNLAGKSSTLSTRIIDLFSPIGKGQRGMIVSQPKTGKTMLLKDIANSIAANHPDVYQIILLIDERPEEVTDMQRSVRGEVVASTFDEPADKHVRVANIVLEKAKRLVECGHDVVILLDSITRLARAYNTVAPASGKILSGGIDANALHKPKRFFGAARNIENGGSLTIIATALTETGSKMDEVIFEEFKGTGNMELQLERNISNRRIYPAIDLVKSSTRRDDLLLDSKTVKRMWVLRKYLADMNPVEAMEFIKDKIQFSTSNEEFLISMNG
- a CDS encoding peptidylprolyl isomerase — protein: MAILSKIRDRSMFLILIVGLALFAFVLDPSSIQSFFSSSKVNSIGEINGENIDREEFARQVEVYRSQSRGRATQMQAVNAVWNSMLSDKIFESELEKAGIVVGEKDIWDAMIALPEIQNSPLFKNDINLFDQEKLKEYIANMKDEAEAGNTKAWSNWLATEKSIKQNLQRLAYTSLVKDGLGASLKEGERDYMFNNTKIDAKYVFVPYTSVPDSLVTVTKSEIKDYIEKTSKIFKSEATRTLKYVKFDIEPSKADEEDIKNVVASFINDREEYSNAAKTTVKVKGFKTTTNYEEFLNDNKSDLSIDNSYKFKNQVPANISEAIFEGSLGDVVGPYKDNGYYKISKIVEILQLPDSVKSSHIIVPYKGATRSTSTKTKEAAKKTADSIFAIVKNNKSKFVEIADKINSDGTKGKGGSIGWVRKDQAFSASFDKDFANFIFKNKKGSIKIVETAFGYHIIKINDQTKPKKAVRLATFARLIEPSEATENTIFEKAETLAANLDEGKNIDDLAKELDYKVQLAVNLKELDENVPGIGTQRQIVTWAFNDERDPGDSKRFDIEVTGKRSYAVVVLSDKTEEGDLVMSSSIIQEVLSKLTKEKKAAIIKEKMNGGTLDEIAKNSNTNVRVASSVTLASPLISGVGNEPFVVGAMSTLPINEISDKIEGDKGVFVVKVIKREVPTKLENYNTFSKRKANILKAKTYQIFKVLKETADVVDNRSKFF
- a CDS encoding hemolysin family protein, whose protein sequence is MEFQIAVILISILLSAFFSGMEIAYISANKFQIEIEKKKEGFTSKILNKLTLKSSKFITTMLVGNNITLVIYSFFMGKLLLQFLPLNQLNEFSILLIQTTISTIVILVTAEFLPKAIFRIYANEALLIFAPLAYFFFIIFHFISDFITLISDYFLTTFFNSPKVKNKTAFSKEELGNYITKQLENTKNEDEVDSEIQIFQNALVFDNVKAREIMIPRTEIVAVDINETIENLKKLFIETGYSKILVYNNSLDDVLGYAHAFELFKKPTNIRSIILAVDFVPESMMINDVLNILIKKKKSISVVLDEFGGTSGIITIEDVVEELFGEIIDEHDTVNLLENKINNREFEFSARLEVDYLNETYNLNLEENEAYETLGGFIVYHNEDIPKQDEIIEIDNLYFKMLKVDASKIKEVYLKILDKID
- the lptC gene encoding LPS export ABC transporter periplasmic protein LptC; amino-acid sequence: MTKSVVNKIINIAIVLTVAMFFSCTNDPKEVRDFLADKNLPIGEAYNINLRHTDSGRIDIRMRAPLMLDFSNRSLHPYSEFPKGIKITSIEKNGDSVTIEGDYAKSYKKTAVSEIENNVIIINYAQKNKLTTNQIYWDQKTHYYFTEEKFIFYTPTDTISGTGFEASEDLKKWWVKNQSGIINIKD
- a CDS encoding tetratricopeptide repeat protein is translated as MKKMKQILALLFVLISTTMLFSQEQSEIDREKLMKYNLFKGDFKAKKYDNAFENWMWCMDNCPQLSVNIYKYGIKIAEHKLENAPESEKAAAADLVMRVYNQRLKYFPKDAAKIYDKIATFKAEQGASEEDVYSWIEKSFKEDPTEVSPKNLYKYFDIILNKYKDNNPQKVFDTYDEVGEGLELKRAAYSKKIEAINAKDSTTLSSKDKKKRKIYQQILTNLSIVEGGLDAKLSAISTCENLIPLNKKNYEKNKNDKIWLKRAVSRMYNKECTEDPFYDTLVEAYVEADPSSSAYVYYAGFLLKNGETNKAMDYFKKAIEEETDSYKKAGFLLKVSQILSKKGRKSEARNYAYRALKNAPTMGKAYLIIASMYASSANSCGTDVVSKRMVYVAAYNKAVKAKSIDPSISRLANKYIRAYSENMPSKKDLFVAGVKPGTPHKIGCWINETVRVRSKD